A stretch of Zootoca vivipara chromosome 13, rZooViv1.1, whole genome shotgun sequence DNA encodes these proteins:
- the PHKG2 gene encoding phosphorylase b kinase gamma catalytic chain, liver/testis isoform produces MTRDVGLEDELPDWAGAKEFYQKYDPKDVIGRGVSSVVRRCIHKQTGQEYAVKIIEVTPERMTAQQLEEVRLSTGKEIEILRQVSGHPYIITLIDSYESSAFMFLVFDLMRRGELFDYLTEKVTLSEKETRCIMRALLDAVSYLHTNNIIHRDLKPENILMDDQLNIKLSDFGFSCHLKPGEKLRELCGTPGYLAPEILKCSMDETHLGYGKEVDLWACGVIFFTLLAGSPPFWHRKQMLMLRMIMEGRYQFGSPEWDDRSDTVKDLISRLLQVDPEERLTAQQALQHPFFQQYGGRKRQLFNPHHAFRVLAWTVRASIRIVSNYRRVRPVTKEMLMCDPYALKGVRKLIDACAFRIYGHWVKKGEQQNRAALFENVPKAIQLVLLSTEGEEAPAFVVDDPPN; encoded by the exons ATGACTCGGGACGTGGGTCTAGAAGATGAGCTTCCAGACTGGGCTGGAGCCAAAGAGTTCTACCAGAAATATGACCCTAAGGATGTAATAGGCAG GGGTGTCAGCAGCGTGGTCCGGCGCTGCATACACAAGCAGACAGGCCAGGAGTATGCGGTGAAGATTATTGAGGTCACTCCGGAACGCATGACCGCACAGCAGCTGGAGGAAGTGCGTTTATCGACAGGCAAAGAGATTGAAATCCTGCGCCAGGTCTCCGGACACCCTTACATCA tTACTCTGATAGATTCCTATGAGTCATCTGCCTTCATGTTCCTGGTGTTTGACTT GATGAGACGCGGGGAGCTTTTTGACTACCTTACGGAGAAGGTGACCCTCAGCGAGAAGGAGACCAG GTGTATCATGCGAGCCCTCTTGGACGCCGTGAGCTACCTTCACACCAATAATATCATCCATCGAGATCTCAAGCCCGAGAATATCCTCATGGATGACCAGCTGAACATCAAACTCTCGGATTTTGGCTTTTCCTGCCACTTGAAGCCAGGGGAGAAGCTGCGAG AGCTGTGTGGAACCCCTGGCTACCTGGCCCCAGAAATCCTGAAATGCTCCATGGATGAGACCCACCTTGGCTATGGAAAGGAAGTGGACCT TTGGGCCTGTGGAGTCATCTTTTTCACCCTCTTGGCTGGCTCTCCTCCTTTTTGGCACCGTAAGCAGATGCTGATGCTTCGGATGATCATGGAAGGGCGATACCAGTTTGGCTCCCCTGAGTGGGATGACCGGTCCGACACAGTCAAAGATCTG ATCTCACGACTGCTGCAGGTGGATCCAGAAGAACGGTTGACAGCTCAGCAGGCCCTGCAGCACCCCTTCTTCCAGCAGTACGGCGGCCGCAAACGCCAGCTCTTCAATCCGCACCACGCATTCAGG GTTCTTGCATGGACTGTGCGGGCCTCTATCCGCATCGTCTCCAACTACCGGCGGGTGCGGCCGGTCACCAAGGAGATGCTCATGTGCGACCCCTATGCGCTCAAGGGGGTGCGCAAGTTGATTGACGCGTGCGCCTTCCGCATCTATGGGCACTGGGTCAAGAAAGGTGAGCAGCAGAACCGGGCTGCCCTCTTTGAAAATGTCCCCAAGGCCATCCAGCTTGTGTTGCTCAGCACAGAGGGGGAGGAAGCCCCTGCGTTTGTGGTGGACGACCCTCCCAACTAA